A window of the Eleutherodactylus coqui strain aEleCoq1 chromosome 8, aEleCoq1.hap1, whole genome shotgun sequence genome harbors these coding sequences:
- the LOC136577780 gene encoding histone H2B 1.1-like → MPDPAKSAPAPKKGSKKAVTKTQKKDGKKRKKTRKESYAIYVYKVLKQVHPDTGISSKAMGIMNSFVNDIFERIAGEASRLAHYNKRSTITSREIQTAVRLLLPGELAKHAVSEGTKAVTKYTSAK, encoded by the coding sequence ATGCCTGATCCCGCCAAGTCTGCTCCAGCGCCCAAGAAGGGCTCCAAGAAAGCCGTGACCAAGACTCAGAAGAAGGACGGCAAGAAGCGTAAGAAGACCAGGAAGGAGAGCTATGCCATCTACGTGTACAAGGTGCTGAAGCAGGTCCACCCCGACACCGGCATCTCTTCCAAGGCCATGGGCATCATGAACTCGTTCGTCAACGACATCTTCGAGCGCATCGCAGGGGAAGCCTCCCGCCTGGCTCACTACAACAAGCGCTCCACCATCACTTCCCGGGAGATTCAGACCGCCGTTCGCCTGCTTCTGCCTGGAGAGCTGGCCAAGCACGCCGTGTCCGAGGGCACCAAGGCCGTCACCAAGTACACCAGCGCCAAGTAA
- the LOC136577778 gene encoding histone H1B-like has product MAETAPAAAPPAAEPAAKSKKQPKKSAAGGAKKSKKSSGPGVSELIVRAVSASKERSGVSLAALKKALAAGGYDVEKNNSRLKLAVKSLVTKGSLLQVKGSGASGSFKLNKKQETKDKPAKKKPASAAKPKKPAGAKKAAKSPKKPKKAPAKSPKKAKKPAAAAAKKVAKSPKKASKPKAAPKPKKVTKSPAKKAAKPKAAKSPAKKAVKAKKSAAKK; this is encoded by the coding sequence ATGgcagaaaccgcgccagccgccgCTCCTCCTGCCGCCGAGCCGGCTGCCAAATCCAAGAAGCAGCCGAAGAAATCCGCCGCAGGGGGCGCCAAGAAAAGCAAGAAGTCCTCCGGTCCCGGCGTGTCGGAGCTGATCGTCAGAGCCGTGTCCGCCTCTAAAGAGCGCAGCGGGGTGTCTCTAGCCGCCCTGAAGAAGGCTCTGGCTGCCGGAGGGTACGATGTAGAGAAGAATAACAGCCGCCTGAAGCTGGCCGTCAAGTCTCTGGTCACCAAGGGCAGCCTGCTCCAGGTGAAAGGCAGCGGCGCCTCCGGCTCCTTCAAGCTGAACAAGAAGCAGGAGACTAAGGACAAGCCGGCCAAAAAGAAGCCAGCGTCTGCGGCCAAGCCCAAGAAGCCCGCTGGAGCCAAGAAAGCGGCGAAATCTCCTAAGAAGCCCAAGAAGGCTCCGGCCAAAAGCccgaaaaaagcaaagaaacctGCAGCGGCCGCCGCCAAGAAAGTGGCCAAGAGCCCGAAGAAAGCCTCAAAGCCGAAGGCCGCCCCAAAGCCCAAGAAGGTGACGAAGAGTCCGGCTAAGAAGGCGGCCAAACCCAAAGCTGCCAAGAGTCCGGCTAAGAAGGCTGTTAAAGCCAAGAAGAGTGCGGCTAAGAAATAA
- the LOC136577779 gene encoding histone H4, with translation MSGRGKGGKGLGKGGAKRHRKVLRDNIQGITKPAIRRLARRGGVKRISGLIYEETRGVLKVFLENVIRDAVTYTEHAKRKTVTAMDVVYALKRQGRTLYGFGG, from the coding sequence ATGTCTGGTCGCGGTAAAGGAGGGAAAGGTCTTGGGAAGGGCGGCGCCAAGCGGCACAGGAAGGtgctccgtgataacatccagggcatcaccaagcctgccatccgccgTCTAGCTCGCAGGGGAGGCGTCAAGCGTATCTCCGGTCTCATCTACGAAGAGACTCGCGGCGtcctgaaagtcttcctggagaatgtgatccgcgacgccgtcacctacaccgagcacgccaagaggaagaccgtcaccgctatggacgtggtgtacgcgctcaagcgccagggccgcactctctacggcttcggaggttaa
- the LOC136578102 gene encoding histone H3, with product MARTKQTARKSTGGKAPRKQLATKAARKSAPATGGVKKPHRYRPGTVALREIRRYQKSTELLIRKLPFQRLVREIAQDFKTDLRFQSSAVMALQEASEAYLVGLFEDTNLCAIHAKRVTIMPKDIQLARRIRGERA from the coding sequence ATGGCCAGAACCAAGCAGACCGCTCGTAAATCCACTGGAGGGAAAGCTCCCCGCAAGCAGCTGGCTACGAAGGCCGCCAGGAAGAGCGCTCCTGCCACCGGCGGAGTGAAGAAGCCTCACCGCTACCGTCCAGGTACagtggctctccgtgaaatccgtCGCTACCAGAAGTCCACCGAGCTGCTGATCCGTAAGCTTCCCTTTCAGCGCCTGGTGAGAGAGATCGCCCAGGACTTCAAGACTGACCTGCGCTTCCAGAGCTCAGCGGTCATGGCCCTGCAGGAGGCCAGCGAGGCTTACCTGGTAGGGTTGTTCGAGGACACCAATCTGTGCGCCATCCACGCCAAGCGGGTCACCATCATGCCCAAAGACATCCAGCTGGCCCGCAGGATTCGCGGAGAGAGGGCTTAG
- the LOC136577781 gene encoding histone H2A type 1-like has protein sequence MSGRGKQGGKVRAKAKTRSSRAGLQFPVGRVHRLLRKGNYAERVGAGAPVYMAAVLEYLTAEILELAGNAARDNKKTRIIPRHLQLAVRNDEELNKLLGGVTIAQGGVLPNIQAVLLPKKTESSKTSKSK, from the coding sequence ATGTCTGGACGCGGCAAACAAGGAGGCAAAGTCCGTGCTAAGGCCAAGACTCGCTCATCCCGGGCAGGGCTGCAGTTCCCTGTCGGCCGTGTGCACAGGCTTCTCCGCAAGGGCAACTACGCTGAGAGGGTGGGCGCCGGCGCTCCGGTCTATATGGCAGCAGTGCTAGAGTATCTGACCGCTGAGATCCTGGAATTGGCTGGCAATGCCGCCCGGGACAACAAGAAGACCCGCATCATCCcccgtcacctccagctggctgtgcGCAACGACGAGGAGCTGAACAAGCTGCTCGGTGGGGTGACCATCGCCCAGGGAGGCGTCCTGCCCAACATCCAGGCCGTGCTGCTGCCCAAGAAGACCGAGAGCAGCAAGACGAGCAAGAGCAAGTGA
- the LOC136577782 gene encoding histone H4 produces the protein MSGRGKGGKGLGKGGAKRHRKVLRDNIQGITKPAIRRLARRGGVKRISGLIYEETRGVLKVFLENVIRDAVTYTEHAKRKTVTAMDVVYALKRQGRTLYGFGG, from the coding sequence ATGTCTGGTCGCGGTAAAGGAGGGAAAGGTCTTGGGAAGGGCGGCGCCAAGCGGCACAGGAAGGtgctccgtgataacatccagggcatcaccaagcctgccatccgccgtctagctcgcaggggaggcgtcaagcgtatctccggcctcatctatgaagagactcgcggcgtcctgaaagtcttcctggagaatgtgatccgcgacgccgtcacctacaccgagcacgccaagaggaagaccgtcaccgctatggacgtggtgtacgcgctcaagcgccagggccgcactctctacggcttcggaggttaa